The DNA window GGCACCACGGACCGCACCGTGAAGTCGATCCGCTCGGTGAGAACTTCGTAAGCGTCGGCGCCCTCGGGAGCTGGCTTTGACCCGGGACGTCGATCGACAAACTCGATCAGCAAGGGCGGGATGCTGTGCTCCCCTGAACGCGGTGGCTCCAGGGTGTAGCGCTGAAGCGTGCGACTTCGACCATCGGCCGCGATACTCTCCTCTGGGGCAAAATCGAGGATCAAGAATCGATCGAGGGCCTCGCCGAACTCGGGCATCAACAACTCGACACCATCCGGAGCCAGGGCCTCAATCTCGAGATGAATTGGATCGCCGATCAATGGATCCTTTGGCTCGAGCCGCACGATCACATCGACCGGTCCGCGAGTCACCTGTCTCTCGAGGGACTCGGCCAGGGCCGGCGAGGGCCAGAAAATCGCGAGTAGTGCCGCAGTGAAAAAACCGACGGAGATAAACCGGTAGGCGATTGGATTCATCGCTTCTGCCTCCGCTCGCGCATGCGGAAGAACTGCACCAGGGGATCGACGATCGAGCCCGAAGCATCCACGTGAATGAAGTCGATGCCCCACTTGCGCAGCCTGCGTTCCAGAGATTCGACGCGCTCCAAAGACTGCCGCTCGAAATCTCTTCGAAAGCCCGCCGACGCCGTGTCGATTACTCGCACTTTTCCGGTCTCGGCGTCACGCAGCTCGACCAGACCGATGGACGGAAATTTGAACTCCCGGGGATCGGAAATCAGCACCGCGATGACGTCGTGCTTTCGATTGGCCGCCACCAACGCCTTTTCATAACCCTCGTCGAGAAAGTCGCTGATCAGAAAGCAAACCGACTTTCGCGAGCGAACCGACATCAAAAACTCGAGTGCGGTGGCAATTCGCGTGGACTCCCTCGCTGGACGCAACGGCCGCGAAAAGCGGAAGCCCAGCTCGCCCAGGAAGGGCAAGCCCCCGGCGGGTTTGTTCAAGAACCGCCGCCAGCGAGATAGCCTCGGCGTCGCTTCTTCCGAATCCGAGAGCCCGTGGGCGAGAACCTCGCGAATCACCCGGAGCGCGTGCTTTTGTCCCTTGCGCGGCGGGATGTACTGCTCGATTTCGCTGTGGAATAGCGTCAGGCCAACCTTGTCGTCGTTCTTGATCGCAGAGAACGCGAGCAGTGCACAGAGTTCGGCCGCGGCCTCGCGTTTCGATCTGCCGGCCGAACCGAAATCCTGGGAAGCGGAAACATCTGCCATGATCATGATCGTGAGTTGTCGTTCTTCGACGTAGCGCTTGATGAACGGCTCGCCCATGCGGGCCGTCACGTTCCAGTCGATTGAACGAACGTCATCCCCGGGCACATAGGGCCGCACCTCGTCGAACTCGACGCCGGTGCCTTTGAACACGGAGACGTATTCGCCGGCGAGTACGTCGGCGACCTGGCGTCCGGTCCGCAATTGAATCTCGCGGACGCGCCGTATGATTTCCCGGGTCAGCATCGGACCGTGTGCGCTTTCAGGGAACCAGGACGCTGTCGAGGATCATCTCGATGATGTCGTCGGCGTCCTGCCCCTCGGCTTCCGCTTCGTAGCTCAACGAAATTCGGTGCCGCAGTACATCCGGCGCCAAGGACTTGACGTCGTGGGGCGTCGCATAACTGCGGCCCTCCATGAACGCCTGGGCCTTGGCCGCCCTCATCAACCAAATTGAGGCCCGAGGGCTCGCGCCCAGCTCGATCAGGCCGTCTAATTTTGCAATGCCCGCGTCGACAGGGTCTCGGGTGGCGCGGACGAGTTCGACGATGTACGCGCGTACTTTCTCATCCACGAAGATCTGCTCGACTACGCCTCGCGCTGCAAGGATCTGTTCGACGCTCGCCACCTTGCTGATCTCGGGAGTGGGCACACCTCCCGCCATGCGATCAATGATCTTGCGCTCTTCGTCCGCAGTCGGATAGCTCACCACGACCTTCAGCATGAAGCGATCGATCTGGGCTTCGGGCAGGGGATAGGTCCCCTCGTGTTCGATCGGGTTCTGGGTCGCCAACACCAGGAACGGATCCGACAACTTGAAAGTCTCTTTTCCGATCGTCGTCTGCTGCTCCTGCATGCATTCGAGCAATGCAGCCTGCACCTTGGCGGGGGCGCGGTTGATTTCGTCCGCGAGCACAACGTTGGCGAAGATCGGCCCCTTCTTGACGCTGTAGGTTCCCTCTCTAGGATTGAAGACTTCGGTCCCGACGACATCGGCCGGCAGCATGTCCGGAGTGAATTGGATGCGCGAAAACTCGGTGTCGAGCGCTTCGGCCAGGCTTCGCACCATCAGCGTCTTCGCCAATCCGGGCACACCCTCGAGCAACACATGCCCGCCCGAAAGCAAGCCCATCAACAGTCGTGAGACCATGGCCTCCTGGCCGACCAGTACCTTGCCTACTTCGCTAACCAGGTCCCGCACAACTTTGGATTGCGTCTGAACTTGTTCGCCGAGATCACCGCCATTCATGGTGCTTTCCTTCTCCCTTGCAATTTCATGCCCGGCTGAACCGGAGATTGCCCTGGCCCGCTGTCCTTCGAACACGAGGCCGCTGCTGTGGTTTCTATGGTTTTCTATGGTTTTCTATGGTTTTCTATGGACGGGGTTGGATGGTTTCTTTCGCCCTTACCCCGCGTAACGCGGGCGCAGTCTAGCAACCCGGAGCCGATGTCACGCGTTTGCGCCCGGCCATTTCCCAGTGAGAAGAGTCCCTGCTAGACCCCGGAATCAGCACGTGGGTTCGGTTCGTGCGAAATCTGCCGGTTCGATCGCCTGTGCGTACGCCCCCAAGGCTGCTGGACGATTCCCTACCTCGCCCGGCCCGGCCGGTCCCGCGCACCGGCGCTCACAAATTCGATATCCCCGTACCATGCCCGGACGCGTTCTTTTGTGTCGTCGGTGTCGGTCATGATCGCCACGCCCACGACCTTCGGCGGATCTGCTCCGTAGAGTCGTAGGTAGTCCTCGAAGACGTCCCGCTCTTCGAACCGCCACTGGCCGGCGAACTCCGCTCCGCTCTCCACAGCAATCAGCTTCACGAACTTGCCTACATACGCACTGTCGACCGTCGCTCCCTTTTCGAGCCGACTGGCCCAGACATAGTTGATCGCGCGGCTCGGGAAGTCGCCATAGATCTTGCGGGCGATCGTGAGCGATGTTCTCTCCCAGAACGTAAAGTCCTTCGTCCCGGGTTCAAAGGTGAGGTAGATGCGGGCAGCATAGTCATCACCGTCCTTGCGCCGGGCATCCCCCTTCTCGAGCACGCCATCGACCTTCCAGCGCCAGCGCAGAATTGGATGTTCGCGCAGGTCGACAGCGGTGGCGTGCGTCAAGCCCGAGGCACTCGCGTCACTCGTCGCCGCGATCACCCAGGAGCTGTCTTCCGGATCGCGAACCAGCGCATACTCCGTATGGCGAGAGATTTTTGGAAATACGAGCGGTTGCCAACTCGACGCGAGGGTGCCGTCCGAAGTCGAGAAGCGAGCCGGCTGTGTCGTGTGAGCCTCTGCTTCGCCTCGCGCGGGCGACGCAATGAATCCGGCCATGCCGGCTACGCAAAAGACGCCAAGGACCCCGAGAACGCCGAGCACGCCCATCGCCCCCGGGATGCGAGCGGCCCGAGGACGGAACCTCGAATTCACTCCTTCGTTCATTTGCTGATCCTCTCCATCGCGACTCGGACCCTCGGCACGTGTCATTCAAATTTACCTGCGCAAACTAACGTGCGTGATTCCTTGAGTCCAGGATACACTGGACACACCGATGCCGAGACTGCTCGTATTTCAGCACGTCGCCCACGAAATTCTGGGCACTCTCGATCCCCTGTTGCGAAGTCACGGGGTTCGTATTCGCTACGTCAACTTCGGTCGCAATCCAACGGCGGTGCCCAAGATCGATGGCTACAACGGGCTCGTCGTGCTCGGTGGCCCCATGAACGTAAACGAATTTGAGTCGCACCCGCACCTCGAGACTGAACTCCGACTCATCTCCGAAGCGATCGAATGCGGCATTCCCATTCTCGGAATCTGTCTTGGTGCGCAACTGCTCGCCAAAGCCCTGGGGGCGGAGGTGCGGGCCTACGAAGAAAAGGAGATCGGCTGGTACGAACTCGAGCCGACCCCCGACGGCTTGCAGGACCCGTTGTTCAGCCACTTTGCGGAACACGAAACCGTCTTCCAATGGCACGGAGACACCTTCGACATCCCCGAGGACGCGGTCCAACTGGCGCTGGGACGAGGCTGTGCGA is part of the Myxococcales bacterium genome and encodes:
- a CDS encoding DUF3047 domain-containing protein; the protein is MNEGVNSRFRPRAARIPGAMGVLGVLGVLGVFCVAGMAGFIASPARGEAEAHTTQPARFSTSDGTLASSWQPLVFPKISRHTEYALVRDPEDSSWVIAATSDASASGLTHATAVDLREHPILRWRWKVDGVLEKGDARRKDGDDYAARIYLTFEPGTKDFTFWERTSLTIARKIYGDFPSRAINYVWASRLEKGATVDSAYVGKFVKLIAVESGAEFAGQWRFEERDVFEDYLRLYGADPPKVVGVAIMTDTDDTKERVRAWYGDIEFVSAGARDRPGRAR
- a CDS encoding gamma-glutamyl-gamma-aminobutyrate hydrolase family protein (Members of this family of hydrolases with an active site Cys residue belong to MEROPS family C26.), whose protein sequence is MPRLLVFQHVAHEILGTLDPLLRSHGVRIRYVNFGRNPTAVPKIDGYNGLVVLGGPMNVNEFESHPHLETELRLISEAIECGIPILGICLGAQLLAKALGAEVRAYEEKEIGWYELEPTPDGLQDPLFSHFAEHETVFQWHGDTFDIPEDAVQLALGRGCANQAFRYGDSAYGLQFHLEVDAALIERWLAIPAHVAEIEACDGRICPDEIRRGTVLHAARLAEISDQTFANFIALIGDLRRRGRGPHH
- a CDS encoding MoxR family ATPase, translating into MNGGDLGEQVQTQSKVVRDLVSEVGKVLVGQEAMVSRLLMGLLSGGHVLLEGVPGLAKTLMVRSLAEALDTEFSRIQFTPDMLPADVVGTEVFNPREGTYSVKKGPIFANVVLADEINRAPAKVQAALLECMQEQQTTIGKETFKLSDPFLVLATQNPIEHEGTYPLPEAQIDRFMLKVVVSYPTADEERKIIDRMAGGVPTPEISKVASVEQILAARGVVEQIFVDEKVRAYIVELVRATRDPVDAGIAKLDGLIELGASPRASIWLMRAAKAQAFMEGRSYATPHDVKSLAPDVLRHRISLSYEAEAEGQDADDIIEMILDSVLVP
- a CDS encoding DUF58 domain-containing protein is translated as MLTREIIRRVREIQLRTGRQVADVLAGEYVSVFKGTGVEFDEVRPYVPGDDVRSIDWNVTARMGEPFIKRYVEERQLTIMIMADVSASQDFGSAGRSKREAAAELCALLAFSAIKNDDKVGLTLFHSEIEQYIPPRKGQKHALRVIREVLAHGLSDSEEATPRLSRWRRFLNKPAGGLPFLGELGFRFSRPLRPARESTRIATALEFLMSVRSRKSVCFLISDFLDEGYEKALVAANRKHDVIAVLISDPREFKFPSIGLVELRDAETGKVRVIDTASAGFRRDFERQSLERVESLERRLRKWGIDFIHVDASGSIVDPLVQFFRMRERRQKR